The following coding sequences lie in one Lolium perenne isolate Kyuss_39 chromosome 2, Kyuss_2.0, whole genome shotgun sequence genomic window:
- the LOC127328558 gene encoding uncharacterized protein — translation MKVLYTNAAASVEEWITNAEASLDSSARKIVGLDVEYDKLSGTYFNPKKAAVIQLCVGTDVLVFHICHADERSEKLYDFFHGYRYTFAGFCVAEDRTILSRSKYYVHNVKDIQTIWRDPDNRKRTQGLKDVAGAIIDPIYFEMKDGFGRAEHRMWADPPPLPPKHLEYAARDAYATYEVFRRLDVFERGFFSLFKHPEKKRGRDW, via the coding sequence ATGAAGGTTCTGTACACGAATGCAGCAGCTAGTGTTGAGGAGTGGATCACCAATGCTGAAGCTTCCCTAGATTCTTCTGCTAGGAAGATTGTTGGTCTTGATGTTGAGTATGATAAACTCAGTGGAACCTATTTCAATCCGAAGAAAGCTGCTGTGATCCAGCTATGTGTTGGCACTGATGTTCTTGTGTTCCACATATGCCATGCTGATGAGAGGAGTGAAAAGTTGTATGATTTCTTTCATGGCTATAGGTACACTTTTGCTGGGTTTTGCGTCGCAGAAGACCGCACCATTCTGTCACGTTCAAAGTACTATGTTCATAATGTGAAGGATATCCAGACAATATGGAGAGATCCGGACAACAGGAAGAGAACTCAAGGTCTGAAGGATGTtgctggagctattatagatccaatctattttgagatgaaggatggtTTTGGAAGGGCAGAGCACAGGATGTGGGCTGATCCGCCGCCTCTACCGCCTAAGCATTTGGAATATGCTGCACGGGATGCATATGCAACGTATGAGGTTTTTCGGAGGCTGGATGTGTTTGAGAGGGGCTTCTTCTCCTTATTCAAACATCCCGAGAAGAAGCGTGGCAGGGATTGGTGA
- the LOC127328557 gene encoding uncharacterized protein, whose product MKVLYTNSAASVEEWITNAEASLDSSARKIVGLDVEYDRLSGTYFNPKKAAVIQLCVGTDVLVYHICHADERSESLVEFLHGFRYIFAGFCTTEDCKVLSRSNHYVHNLKDIQEIWRDPDKKKKLQGLKDVAGAIIDPIYFEMKDGFGRAEHRMWANPPPLPPKHLEYAARDAYATYEVYRRLDLFERGFFSLFKHPEKKRGRDW is encoded by the coding sequence ATGAAGGTTTTGTACACGAATTCAGCAGCTAGTGTTGAGGAGTGGATCACCAATGCTGAAGCTTCCCTCGATTCTTCTGCTAGGAAGATTGTTGGTCTTGATGTTGAGTATGACAGACTTAGTGGTACCTATTTCAATCCGAAGAAAGCTGCTGTGATCCAGCTATGTGTTGGCACCGATGTTCTTGTGTACCACATATGCCATGCTGATGAGAGGAGTGAAAGTTTGGTTGAGTTTCTTCATGGCTTTAGGTACATTTTTGCTGGTTTTTGCACCACAGAAGACTGCAAAGTTCTCTCACGTTCAAATCACTATGTTCATAATCTGAAGGATATCCAGGAAATATGGAGAGATCCGGACAAAAAGAAGAAACTTCAAGGCCTGAAGGATGTtgctggagctattatagatccaatctattttgagatgaaggatggtTTTGGAAGGGCAGAGCACAGGATGTGGGCTAATCCGCCGCCTCTACCGCCTAAGCATTTGGAATATGCTGCACGGGATGCATATGCAACGTACGAGGTTTATCGAAGGCTGGATTTGTTTGAGAGGGGCTTCTTCTCCTTATTCAAACATCCCGAGAAGAAGCGTGGCAGGGATTGGTGA